In one window of Verrucomicrobiia bacterium DNA:
- the tal gene encoding transaldolase, translating to MSDLLSQMKQFSLIVADTGDFASIRKYQPRDATTNPSLILKAAQMDEYQDIVNRVIAETKKESSGVNPNLELAMDKLAVAFGLEILKIVPHRVSTEVDARLSFDKAASVAKAHSLIESYTKAGISKDRILIKLATTWEGVQAAAELKKSGINCNLTLLFSFAQAVACAEAGVQLVSPFVGRILDWHKKNSGKDNYAAAEDPGVVSVTKIYNYYKKYGYKTEVMGASFRNVGEILELAGCDLLTISPALLEEMHKTNGSVSRKLTTEAANASDLKKVTLDEKAFRWMHNEDAMATEKLSEGIRLFAADSIKLEKFLVTKFQ from the coding sequence ATGAGCGACTTACTTTCTCAGATGAAACAGTTCAGCCTGATCGTGGCTGACACCGGTGACTTTGCCAGTATCCGCAAGTACCAACCTCGTGATGCAACGACGAATCCTTCCCTTATCCTGAAGGCGGCGCAGATGGATGAGTATCAGGACATCGTGAACCGCGTGATCGCGGAGACGAAGAAGGAATCCTCGGGCGTGAACCCGAATCTCGAGCTGGCGATGGACAAGCTGGCGGTGGCGTTCGGTTTGGAGATCTTGAAGATCGTGCCCCATCGCGTTTCCACGGAAGTGGACGCGCGCCTGAGCTTTGACAAGGCGGCGTCCGTCGCCAAGGCACACTCGCTCATCGAGAGCTACACAAAGGCGGGCATCTCGAAGGATCGCATCCTCATCAAGCTCGCGACGACTTGGGAAGGCGTGCAGGCGGCCGCTGAACTGAAGAAGTCTGGCATCAACTGCAATCTGACGTTGCTCTTCTCCTTCGCCCAAGCTGTGGCTTGCGCGGAAGCAGGTGTGCAACTGGTGTCACCGTTCGTCGGTCGCATCCTCGACTGGCACAAGAAGAACTCCGGCAAGGACAACTATGCAGCTGCGGAAGATCCGGGCGTTGTTTCCGTGACGAAGATCTACAACTACTACAAGAAGTACGGCTACAAGACTGAGGTCATGGGCGCGAGCTTCCGTAATGTGGGCGAAATTTTAGAACTGGCCGGTTGCGACTTGCTGACCATTAGCCCGGCACTGCTGGAAGAGATGCATAAAACAAACGGCTCGGTCTCTCGCAAGCTGACGACGGAAGCCGCGAACGCCAGCGACCTGAAGAAGGTTACGTTGGATGAGAAGGCATTCCGCTGGATGCACAACGAAGACGCGATGGCCACGGAGAAGCTTTCCGAAGGCATCCGCCTCTTCGCTGCGGACTCGATCAAGCTGGAGAAGTTCCTGGTGACGAAGTTCCAGTAA
- a CDS encoding prenyltransferase/squalene oxidase repeat-containing protein, producing MNSRIWGMILGVWLAACPALFAQPIAKDDPIDASVKRGVAYLVSVQNAEGAYLDPERGNQYSSVMSALAVLSMASVGHQPTDKTPEGLSMRKGIDFLLRADRQRQDGYFGNTDNSRMYGHGIITLALCEMLGMGVDASQDKLLRERCQKSIELILRSQRVKKHSPRFDGGWRYTPESGDADLSVTIWQLLSLRSAKNAGLPVPKEAIDAAVEYLKQSYKSERDERGLPKDMKSGFAYQPGGSPEFATTAAGLLALQICGEYNAPEVIGSSDWLLDMTEGGGPRKHRIQYTQRWFFYGLYYFSQGMQKRGGVYANEAKDIVEKMLITNQQQDGSWISGDGQERNAGKVYSTSLAILCFAVKYHYLPIYQN from the coding sequence ATGAATTCACGTATCTGGGGAATGATTTTGGGTGTTTGGCTGGCAGCTTGCCCTGCTCTATTTGCGCAGCCAATCGCGAAGGATGATCCGATCGACGCATCGGTGAAGCGTGGTGTCGCCTATCTTGTCTCGGTTCAAAATGCCGAAGGCGCCTATCTCGATCCTGAGCGCGGCAATCAATACAGCAGTGTGATGAGCGCGCTGGCAGTGCTCTCCATGGCTTCCGTCGGCCATCAGCCAACGGATAAAACCCCTGAGGGATTATCCATGCGCAAGGGCATCGACTTTCTCTTACGCGCCGATCGCCAGCGGCAGGATGGATACTTCGGCAATACGGACAATTCGCGCATGTATGGTCATGGCATCATCACACTCGCTCTTTGCGAGATGCTCGGCATGGGCGTGGACGCTTCGCAAGACAAGCTCTTGCGCGAGCGTTGTCAAAAATCGATCGAGCTCATTTTGCGTTCACAACGCGTGAAGAAACACAGCCCGCGCTTCGACGGTGGCTGGCGTTATACACCGGAGTCTGGTGATGCCGATCTTTCCGTGACCATCTGGCAACTGCTTTCGTTGCGGTCGGCGAAGAACGCTGGATTGCCAGTACCGAAAGAGGCGATCGATGCGGCGGTGGAATACTTGAAACAGAGCTACAAATCCGAGCGCGATGAACGTGGTCTGCCTAAGGATATGAAGAGCGGATTTGCCTATCAACCTGGTGGCAGTCCCGAGTTTGCAACGACAGCAGCGGGTCTGCTCGCCTTGCAGATTTGTGGCGAATACAACGCTCCAGAAGTCATCGGATCATCCGATTGGCTGCTCGACATGACGGAAGGCGGTGGCCCGCGCAAGCATCGCATCCAATACACCCAGCGCTGGTTTTTCTACGGACTCTATTACTTCTCCCAAGGCATGCAGAAGCGCGGCGGTGTCTACGCGAACGAAGCAAAGGACATCGTGGAGAAAATGCTGATCACGAACCAGCAACAGGACGGTTCATGGATCAGCGGCGACGGTCAGGAGCGCAATGCGGGGAAGGTTTACAGCACATCTCTCGCGATTCTCTGTTTCGCGGTGAAGTATCACTATCTGCCGATCTACCAAAACTGA
- a CDS encoding DUF975 family protein: MDWYYAVDKQQKGPVNEEQLAELLRQGVIQGTTLVWHQGMSNWQPYEKVAGTAGATATPGMVSSVPSGASDPSPEEWAEQVKKLDVEITVGECFGKGWEAFQRNLGVTIGVVVLVFLTYTAINAIPLLGLASIFIYGPLYGGFMYYFVLMIRGEECRVGNAFLGFGPKFVPLMLAGLLITIITFICVIPGVGVMFAGIISAGLFSSSQQSPPSIDALSAGAIILMGAGFLIMMVLMFAVTVFLQFSYLLILDKDVDLMTAIKLSVRQSARKWVVLFLLSLAGGIVNFLGALLCGVGLLFTVPWYFAAIAVAYEKLFPGKTAKLPY, from the coding sequence ATGGACTGGTACTACGCGGTAGACAAGCAACAGAAGGGACCCGTAAACGAGGAACAACTGGCAGAATTGCTCCGGCAAGGTGTGATCCAAGGGACGACTCTCGTCTGGCATCAGGGCATGTCGAACTGGCAGCCCTATGAGAAAGTTGCTGGCACTGCGGGGGCAACGGCAACCCCGGGCATGGTTTCCTCTGTTCCCTCCGGTGCAAGCGATCCCTCCCCGGAAGAATGGGCTGAACAGGTCAAAAAGTTGGATGTGGAGATCACCGTCGGCGAGTGCTTTGGTAAAGGCTGGGAAGCTTTCCAACGTAATTTGGGTGTCACGATCGGTGTGGTTGTGCTGGTCTTTCTCACTTACACGGCTATTAACGCCATCCCTTTGCTGGGGCTTGCCTCAATCTTCATCTACGGACCCCTTTACGGAGGTTTCATGTATTACTTTGTCCTGATGATCCGGGGTGAAGAATGTCGGGTCGGCAATGCATTCCTTGGGTTCGGTCCCAAGTTCGTGCCGCTGATGCTGGCTGGCCTGCTCATCACCATCATCACCTTCATTTGCGTGATTCCTGGCGTCGGGGTAATGTTCGCCGGTATCATCTCCGCCGGCCTGTTCTCTTCCTCGCAGCAAAGCCCGCCCTCGATCGATGCGCTCTCTGCAGGGGCTATCATTCTCATGGGTGCAGGGTTTCTGATTATGATGGTGCTGATGTTCGCTGTGACGGTATTTCTGCAGTTCTCCTATCTCCTGATCTTGGACAAGGACGTGGATTTGATGACCGCCATCAAGCTCAGCGTCCGTCAATCCGCCCGTAAATGGGTCGTTTTATTTTTACTCTCTCTGGCCGGTGGCATAGTCAATTTCTTGGGCGCACTTCTCTGTGGTGTTGGTTTGTTGTTCACCGTGCCATGGTATTTCGCCGCAATAGCTGTTGCTTACGAGAAGCTTTTCCCCGGAAAGACCGCCAAGCTGCCTTACTAA
- the kdsA gene encoding 3-deoxy-8-phosphooctulonate synthase translates to MWKTLSSGKKFILISGPCVIESEALCLKIGSSLKKTCDRLGIAYVFKASYDKANRTSGQSFRGPGIEEGLATLRRIGDKLGVPVLTDIHTEEQAKLAGKFVDILQIPAFLCRQTDLIQAAVETGCVVNVKKGQFLSPKEMGQVVKKAAEFGGKKILLTERGTTFGYNNLVADMRSIPIMKQLGFPVIFDATHSVQLPGGGGDKSAGQREFAPVLARCAVAAGADGVFMETHPEPDKALSDGPNTVALADMPAILKTLLKVREAVK, encoded by the coding sequence TTGTGGAAGACGTTAAGCTCCGGAAAGAAGTTCATCCTGATTTCCGGCCCTTGTGTCATTGAGAGTGAAGCGCTCTGCCTGAAAATTGGTTCCAGCTTGAAAAAGACCTGTGACCGGCTTGGCATCGCCTACGTTTTCAAAGCCAGTTACGACAAAGCCAACCGCACCTCCGGCCAGTCCTTTCGCGGACCCGGCATCGAGGAAGGTCTGGCCACCTTGCGCCGTATCGGTGATAAGCTCGGCGTTCCGGTGTTGACGGATATTCACACCGAAGAACAAGCCAAGCTCGCCGGTAAATTTGTCGACATCCTTCAAATCCCCGCCTTCCTCTGCCGTCAAACGGATTTGATCCAGGCTGCTGTGGAGACCGGTTGCGTGGTGAATGTGAAGAAAGGCCAGTTTCTTTCACCTAAGGAAATGGGGCAAGTGGTGAAGAAAGCTGCCGAGTTCGGTGGTAAGAAAATCCTCCTCACCGAGCGCGGCACCACCTTCGGATACAACAACCTCGTGGCGGACATGCGCTCCATACCCATCATGAAGCAGCTCGGTTTTCCCGTCATCTTTGACGCCACGCATTCTGTGCAATTGCCCGGCGGAGGAGGGGACAAGTCCGCTGGCCAACGTGAATTCGCCCCCGTCCTTGCCCGTTGCGCCGTAGCTGCCGGAGCCGATGGCGTCTTCATGGAAACCCATCCTGAACCGGACAAAGCCCTCAGCGACGGACCGAACACCGTGGCGTTGGCAGACATGCCCGCGATCTTGAAAACGCTGCTGAAAGTACGTGAGGCAGTGAAGTAA
- a CDS encoding HAD hydrolase family protein, whose translation MPLSKSAQLKRLKAIRLFLCDVDGVLTDGTIIMGQGVELKRFSIQDGLGLRLLQKEGIKVGWISNRPSTATIERAKDLKVDYLHQQKAGTKTQAAEDMMKQAGVTWEQVCYMGDDIVDLAVLKRAGFAAAVANAIAEAKDVAHYVTKAPGGDGALREVCEMILKAQGYWKPLVEEYSR comes from the coding sequence ATGCCTTTATCCAAATCCGCTCAACTCAAACGCCTTAAAGCCATCCGACTCTTCCTCTGCGACGTGGATGGTGTATTGACGGACGGTACCATCATCATGGGGCAGGGCGTAGAGTTAAAACGCTTCAGCATTCAAGACGGCCTCGGCCTGCGCCTTTTGCAAAAGGAAGGTATCAAAGTCGGCTGGATCTCCAACCGTCCATCGACTGCTACGATTGAACGCGCCAAGGATTTAAAGGTCGATTACTTACACCAGCAAAAAGCAGGCACCAAGACCCAGGCCGCTGAAGACATGATGAAGCAGGCGGGTGTGACGTGGGAGCAGGTCTGCTACATGGGGGATGATATCGTGGACCTGGCTGTGTTGAAGCGAGCAGGCTTTGCCGCCGCCGTGGCAAATGCCATTGCCGAGGCAAAGGATGTCGCGCACTATGTCACGAAAGCTCCCGGTGGTGATGGTGCCTTGCGCGAAGTTTGCGAAATGATCCTGAAAGCGCAAGGTTACTGGAAACCGCTGGTGGAAGAATATTCGCGATGA
- a CDS encoding LptA/OstA family protein → MKHLFKLFLAVVGIAMLANSALAQTQKKTSSIKIEGNYLEYTTTNRVSIITGKPVMVKDIESGLQLNCEKLRVLWSTNNSGIDKAYAEGKVIITITDKDGLHTATAGHAEYDGKTDIITLTDNPVLEDSLGWLRGAEKVLYERAASKFSAVNGKIQMEVKIPTPDVKKPAAPGQEKK, encoded by the coding sequence ATGAAACATTTGTTTAAATTATTTCTGGCGGTGGTCGGCATCGCCATGCTGGCAAATTCTGCGCTTGCGCAGACGCAGAAAAAGACCAGCTCCATCAAGATCGAGGGCAACTATCTCGAATACACGACCACCAACCGTGTTTCCATAATCACGGGAAAGCCGGTGATGGTGAAAGATATCGAGTCCGGGTTGCAGCTCAACTGCGAAAAGCTGCGTGTGCTCTGGTCCACCAATAACAGCGGTATCGACAAGGCCTACGCTGAAGGAAAAGTCATCATCACGATCACCGACAAGGACGGTTTGCACACCGCCACCGCCGGTCATGCTGAATACGATGGCAAAACCGACATCATCACGCTGACCGATAACCCCGTTTTGGAAGATTCACTGGGCTGGTTGCGCGGTGCGGAAAAAGTTTTGTATGAGCGGGCTGCGAGCAAATTTTCCGCTGTGAACGGGAAGATCCAGATGGAAGTGAAGATTCCGACCCCAGATGTGAAGAAACCGGCTGCACCCGGACAGGAAAAGAAGTAG
- the lptB gene encoding LPS export ABC transporter ATP-binding protein: MSLLRTENLAKEYSRRRVVNGVSIKVEPGEIVGLLGKNGAGKTTSFNMVVGLVRPDEGKVLFEDKEITDLPIHERARMGVGYLTQEPSVFRKLSVEENILAILETCKLSKEEQKIRLKYLLEELDLTALAKSKAYQLSGGEKRRLEITRALVTSPRLLLLDEPLAGIDPIAQYEVGKIVKRLKERGLGLLITDHNVREMLKLIDRGYIIHKGEVLVQGTAEFLANDPKAREIYLGPDFNM, encoded by the coding sequence ATGAGCCTGTTGCGTACTGAAAATCTGGCGAAGGAATACAGCCGTCGCCGCGTGGTCAATGGTGTCTCCATCAAGGTGGAACCCGGCGAGATAGTAGGCCTGTTGGGTAAAAACGGTGCGGGCAAGACCACGTCCTTCAACATGGTCGTCGGCCTGGTTCGTCCTGACGAGGGAAAGGTGCTTTTTGAGGACAAAGAGATCACCGATCTGCCGATCCATGAGCGCGCGAGAATGGGTGTGGGTTATCTGACCCAGGAACCGTCTGTCTTCCGCAAACTTTCCGTGGAGGAAAATATTCTGGCCATCCTGGAGACGTGCAAACTCTCCAAAGAAGAGCAAAAGATCCGCCTGAAATACCTGCTGGAGGAACTGGATCTGACCGCTTTGGCCAAGAGCAAAGCCTATCAACTCAGTGGTGGCGAGAAACGCCGCTTGGAGATTACCCGCGCCTTGGTCACCAGCCCGCGATTGCTTTTGCTGGATGAACCGCTGGCTGGCATTGATCCGATCGCACAATATGAAGTGGGCAAAATCGTCAAACGTTTGAAAGAGCGTGGACTGGGTTTGTTGATCACCGATCACAATGTGCGCGAGATGCTCAAGCTCATCGATCGTGGTTATATCATCCACAAGGGTGAAGTGCTGGTGCAGGGCACAGCGGAGTTCCTCGCCAACGATCCCAAAGCCCGTGAGATTTATCTCGGCCCGGATTTCAACATGTAG
- the hprK gene encoding HPr(Ser) kinase/phosphatase — protein MDKKPFKQDVVTVEQFYTSHRGELDLRLVAGASGLKKVIKEPTVNRPGLALAGFTRYFASKRIQVIGSAESTFLKSLTPEEREKRYENMFSYRVPCIVYSRNIQPDRELLKAAEKANIPIFRTPLITMRFINLATISLEWMFAPRGTEMGSMVDILGMGVIVKGESGIGKSECVLALIERGYSLVADDITKVTLFDGRRVMGTSAEITRDHMEVRGIGIINVAQMFGVKAIRREKQVDLVVSLKAWNDVPNVDRLGMEDDLVKILGVDVPHITIPVRPGRDIARLVEVAALQQQLKAAGHNAAQELNERLIARMTKGANL, from the coding sequence ATGGATAAAAAACCGTTCAAACAGGATGTCGTCACCGTAGAGCAGTTCTACACCAGCCATCGTGGTGAACTTGATCTGCGCCTCGTCGCGGGTGCCAGTGGTCTCAAGAAGGTCATCAAAGAGCCCACCGTAAATCGTCCCGGTCTCGCACTCGCCGGTTTTACCCGTTATTTCGCCAGCAAGCGCATCCAGGTTATCGGCAGCGCGGAATCCACTTTCCTCAAATCCCTGACGCCTGAAGAACGTGAGAAACGGTATGAGAACATGTTCTCATATCGCGTTCCGTGCATCGTCTATTCACGCAATATTCAGCCGGACCGTGAACTCTTAAAAGCGGCTGAGAAGGCGAATATCCCCATCTTCCGCACTCCGCTCATCACCATGCGCTTCATCAATCTGGCGACCATCTCGCTGGAATGGATGTTCGCCCCGCGCGGCACGGAGATGGGCAGTATGGTGGACATCCTCGGCATGGGTGTCATCGTCAAGGGCGAGAGCGGCATCGGTAAGAGCGAGTGCGTGCTGGCTCTCATCGAGCGCGGTTACAGTTTGGTGGCGGATGACATCACGAAAGTCACTTTATTCGATGGTCGCCGGGTCATGGGCACCAGTGCCGAAATCACCCGTGATCACATGGAAGTTCGTGGTATCGGTATCATTAACGTAGCCCAAATGTTCGGTGTAAAAGCCATCCGACGCGAAAAACAGGTAGATCTGGTCGTCAGCCTGAAAGCATGGAATGACGTCCCAAACGTCGATCGCCTAGGCATGGAGGATGATTTGGTCAAGATATTGGGCGTGGATGTGCCGCACATCACTATTCCTGTCCGTCCCGGCCGCGATATCGCTCGATTGGTGGAAGTCGCTGCCCTGCAACAACAATTAAAAGCTGCCGGTCATAATGCTGCACAGGAGCTCAATGAGCGCTTGATCGCCCGGATGACAAAAGGTGCGAATTTATGA
- a CDS encoding HPr family phosphocarrier protein, producing MSSNRKTDKDDDMVTKELTVINKLGIHARPAAMFVKVANKFDCDIFVEKDGEQVNGKSIMGLMMLAAGPSSRITVQAHGTDAEQAVLEIEALLKRKFDEE from the coding sequence ATGAGCAGTAATCGTAAAACAGACAAAGACGACGATATGGTGACGAAAGAACTCACGGTCATCAACAAGTTGGGCATTCACGCACGGCCAGCGGCCATGTTCGTGAAGGTCGCCAACAAGTTTGACTGCGATATCTTCGTCGAAAAAGACGGCGAGCAGGTGAACGGCAAGAGCATCATGGGCCTCATGATGCTGGCGGCAGGTCCCAGCAGCCGCATCACCGTGCAAGCCCACGGCACCGATGCCGAACAAGCCGTGCTGGAGATCGAAGCCCTCCTCAAACGCAAGTTTGACGAAGAGTAA
- the gatC gene encoding Asp-tRNA(Asn)/Glu-tRNA(Gln) amidotransferase subunit GatC, giving the protein MSADFDIHYVANLARIALTPEEEAKLGSQLGGVLQYIEKLGELDVSNVEPTAHSFPLVNVVRPDEVRPSLPHDDAMKNAPSKGGGLFLVPKIVE; this is encoded by the coding sequence ATGTCTGCGGATTTTGATATCCATTACGTGGCCAACTTGGCCCGCATCGCTTTGACTCCGGAAGAGGAAGCCAAGCTGGGCTCCCAGCTCGGCGGCGTTCTCCAATATATTGAGAAGCTGGGCGAGCTGGATGTCAGCAATGTCGAGCCGACCGCACATTCTTTCCCGCTCGTGAACGTGGTGCGTCCTGATGAGGTGCGTCCGTCCCTGCCGCACGATGATGCCATGAAGAACGCGCCGTCCAAAGGTGGTGGTCTGTTCCTGGTGCCGAAGATTGTCGAGTAA
- the gatA gene encoding Asp-tRNA(Asn)/Glu-tRNA(Gln) amidotransferase subunit GatA yields the protein MLNRLTISEVAAKLSQREASAREVTQACLDQIQLVDGQVKAFLSYDSADALAQAAAIDAAIAKGANATDKPLLGVPIAMKDVLSVKGQPLGCASKILDGFTAVYDATVVEKLKAAGAIVFGRLNMDEFAMGSSTENSAYFTTRNPWDTSRIPGGSSGGSAASVAANECIASLGSDTGGSIRQPAALCGCVGLKPTYGRVSRYGLVAFASSLDQIGPFTKDVRDAATLLEVISGHDQRDSTSIPQPVPHYRSALTGDIKGLKIGLAKEYMIGGLDPEVKASVDSAVKQLESMGAEIVEVSLPHTEYAVATYYIVATAEASANLARFDGIRYSKRVEGINPSELYKKTRGAGFGTEVKRRIILGTYVLSSGYYDAFYLRAQKVRTLIRQDFDKAFEKVDVIVTPTTPTAAFKAGEKSADPLQMYLSDIFTISCNLAGNCGLSLPCGFTKEPKLPIGLQMLGKPFGEETLLRIAHAYEQATGWHKERAQLG from the coding sequence ATGTTGAACCGCCTCACCATTTCCGAAGTTGCCGCGAAACTGTCCCAGCGCGAAGCCAGTGCGCGCGAAGTGACGCAAGCCTGCCTCGACCAGATCCAGCTCGTGGACGGTCAGGTGAAAGCCTTCCTGAGCTACGACTCCGCCGACGCTCTTGCCCAGGCAGCCGCGATCGATGCCGCCATCGCGAAGGGTGCAAACGCTACGGACAAACCCTTGCTCGGCGTGCCCATCGCCATGAAGGACGTGCTCAGCGTGAAGGGACAGCCGCTCGGCTGCGCTTCCAAGATTCTGGACGGCTTCACCGCTGTCTATGACGCGACGGTTGTTGAAAAATTGAAGGCAGCGGGTGCGATCGTGTTCGGTCGTTTGAACATGGATGAGTTTGCGATGGGCAGCTCCACGGAGAACTCGGCTTATTTCACCACGCGCAATCCTTGGGATACCTCACGCATTCCTGGCGGTTCTTCTGGCGGCTCCGCTGCCTCAGTGGCAGCGAATGAATGCATCGCCAGCCTCGGTTCAGATACCGGTGGCTCCATTCGTCAACCAGCGGCTTTGTGCGGTTGCGTAGGTTTGAAGCCCACTTATGGCCGCGTTTCCCGTTACGGCCTGGTGGCGTTTGCTTCCTCGCTCGATCAGATCGGGCCGTTCACGAAAGACGTGCGCGATGCTGCTACCTTGCTGGAAGTGATCAGCGGTCATGATCAGCGTGACTCCACGAGCATCCCTCAGCCGGTGCCGCATTATCGCAGTGCGCTGACGGGGGATATCAAGGGCTTGAAGATCGGTCTCGCCAAGGAATACATGATCGGCGGCTTGGACCCTGAAGTGAAAGCCTCTGTTGATTCCGCTGTAAAGCAGCTCGAATCCATGGGTGCTGAGATCGTGGAAGTAAGCCTGCCGCACACGGAATACGCCGTGGCGACCTACTACATCGTGGCCACCGCCGAAGCCAGTGCGAACCTCGCGCGCTTCGATGGCATCCGTTACAGCAAGCGCGTTGAAGGCATCAATCCTTCCGAGCTTTACAAGAAAACGCGCGGTGCCGGTTTCGGCACGGAAGTAAAGCGCCGTATCATCCTCGGCACATATGTGCTGAGCAGCGGTTACTACGATGCTTTCTATCTGCGCGCCCAAAAAGTCCGCACGCTCATCCGTCAGGACTTCGATAAGGCTTTCGAGAAAGTGGACGTCATCGTTACTCCGACTACGCCTACTGCCGCTTTCAAAGCTGGCGAGAAATCTGCCGACCCGTTGCAGATGTACCTCTCGGACATCTTCACCATCTCGTGCAATCTCGCGGGCAACTGCGGTCTGAGTCTGCCGTGCGGTTTCACCAAGGAACCGAAACTGCCCATCGGCCTGCAAATGCTTGGCAAACCGTTCGGTGAAGAAACGCTCCTGCGCATCGCCCACGCCTACGAACAGGCGACGGGTTGGCACAAGGAACGCGCGCAATTGGGTTGA
- a CDS encoding DUF2071 domain-containing protein, whose amino-acid sequence MNAIDVEQRVTINLSNQARARMLSLPGEPLFIADWVGLFFLHFEVNAEALQSEVPFPLDLYEGRAFVSLVSFQLERLRLFKAPSLTETVLRPFTRSHFLNVRAYVTHRGEPGIYFMQEFLSNKLSIPFGRPAYGLPYHHAAADRRIDDTSGHLDLRLCGENRQAFINAALQQEIAPKPCEDGSLAEFLLERYTAYTCHCGVKRRFRIWHPVWEQRAVEFQLHDEGLLKQSGAWFIHAQPGSGHLANIAKDVWMGRPVIVS is encoded by the coding sequence ATGAATGCGATAGACGTCGAGCAAAGGGTGACGATAAACCTGAGCAACCAAGCACGGGCGCGGATGCTTTCGCTACCGGGTGAGCCGCTATTCATAGCAGACTGGGTGGGATTGTTCTTCCTGCATTTCGAGGTGAATGCCGAGGCATTGCAAAGTGAAGTCCCCTTCCCTCTCGATCTCTATGAGGGGCGGGCTTTTGTCAGTTTGGTATCCTTTCAATTGGAGCGTTTGCGCCTGTTCAAAGCGCCGAGCCTGACGGAAACCGTGCTTCGCCCCTTCACGAGAAGTCATTTTCTCAATGTGCGTGCGTATGTGACGCATCGCGGAGAGCCCGGCATCTATTTCATGCAGGAATTTCTCTCGAACAAGTTGAGCATCCCGTTTGGGCGTCCTGCATATGGATTGCCATATCACCACGCTGCGGCTGACCGCCGGATTGATGACACATCGGGGCACCTTGATCTCAGACTCTGTGGTGAAAACCGCCAAGCGTTTATCAATGCGGCGTTGCAACAAGAAATCGCGCCGAAGCCTTGTGAAGACGGATCGCTCGCGGAATTTCTATTGGAACGATATACAGCTTACACGTGCCATTGTGGAGTAAAACGACGATTCCGCATCTGGCATCCCGTGTGGGAACAACGCGCGGTGGAGTTTCAACTACACGATGAGGGATTGCTGAAACAATCCGGCGCGTGGTTCATCCATGCGCAGCCCGGCAGTGGACATCTGGCAAACATCGCCAAAGATGTGTGGATGGGAAGGCCAGTTATCGTCAGCTAA
- a CDS encoding NAD(P)H-binding protein yields the protein MKIAITGGTGFVGKHLARRLVAEGHEVVLIARGADKRDTTTTQLPHISFRPVGTSDEAALTEAFQGCDAVAHCAGINREIGEQTYANVHVQGTRNVVTAAQKAGVKRITLMSFLRARPDCGSGYHESKWAAEEIVRASGLDYTILKAGVIYGDGDHMLDHLSHAFHTFPVFAFVGFNEQLVRPCAVEDVATILEAALVKGRLAKATMAVTGPEELTLSQAVRRVAKVAGKRPFFFRAPLWFHYAFGWVLERVMTIPLIATAQVRILSEGVTIPLPYVEKLPEDLKPRIPFSETQIRKGLPAPKGFGREDCLCWQAIFGRA from the coding sequence ATGAAAATCGCGATCACGGGTGGAACTGGATTTGTGGGGAAACATCTGGCCCGGAGGCTGGTGGCGGAAGGTCATGAAGTGGTGCTCATCGCACGCGGTGCTGATAAGCGTGACACCACCACTACGCAACTGCCGCACATCAGTTTCCGGCCAGTTGGCACCAGTGATGAGGCCGCACTTACGGAAGCATTCCAAGGTTGTGATGCCGTAGCTCATTGCGCAGGCATCAACCGTGAAATCGGTGAACAAACCTATGCGAATGTACATGTGCAAGGGACCAGAAACGTGGTTACTGCTGCGCAAAAGGCAGGCGTGAAACGGATCACTCTCATGAGTTTCCTTCGTGCTCGGCCCGACTGCGGTTCCGGCTATCACGAATCCAAATGGGCCGCAGAAGAGATCGTCCGCGCATCGGGATTGGATTACACGATCCTCAAGGCCGGCGTGATCTATGGTGATGGCGATCACATGCTAGACCATTTGAGCCATGCGTTTCATACGTTTCCGGTCTTTGCGTTTGTAGGCTTCAATGAACAATTGGTGCGCCCTTGTGCCGTGGAAGATGTAGCAACCATTCTAGAGGCAGCACTGGTGAAAGGACGGCTGGCGAAAGCGACCATGGCGGTCACAGGACCCGAGGAACTGACTTTAAGCCAAGCGGTGCGCCGGGTGGCGAAGGTCGCGGGCAAACGGCCATTTTTCTTTCGCGCTCCATTGTGGTTTCACTACGCGTTTGGATGGGTGTTGGAACGCGTCATGACGATACCTCTTATCGCTACGGCTCAAGTGCGAATCCTATCGGAAGGCGTGACCATTCCTCTGCCCTATGTTGAAAAATTACCGGAAGATCTAAAGCCCCGCATTCCATTCAGCGAAACGCAGATTCGAAAAGGTCTGCCTGCACCGAAAGGATTTGGGAGGGAGGATTGCCTTTGCTGGCAGGCGATTTTTGGCAGGGCTTAG